One genomic segment of Paenibacillus durus includes these proteins:
- the tatC gene encoding twin-arginine translocase subunit TatC yields MINQNRVRQDTDQPVLEHLAELRRRLIVTVVSIIVLTAVIYTKAFLIVEILKRSVGNEGLDLAFFSLTGAFVLRVKLSFIASLVALSPLIAYQLFAFIGPGLTAKERKVLLSAVVYMVPSFVLGVVLSYAAVVPSVLRVLLTYGNSYMKAALSGEEYISFIAMLCVVFGLVFMLPFPLIALGKLGLLRSSWMKKARFTIVFSVLIGEGLLVADITSVILLAVPLILIYEISLRVVIRMEKRREAASQ; encoded by the coding sequence ATGATTAATCAAAACCGTGTACGGCAAGATACGGATCAACCGGTGCTCGAGCATTTGGCGGAGCTGCGCAGAAGGTTAATTGTGACAGTGGTTTCCATCATTGTTCTGACCGCCGTCATTTACACGAAAGCGTTCCTGATTGTGGAGATTTTAAAAAGATCCGTTGGGAACGAGGGGCTGGATCTGGCGTTTTTTTCGTTAACCGGAGCTTTTGTCCTGAGGGTCAAGCTGTCTTTTATTGCGTCCCTTGTCGCGCTGTCCCCGCTCATCGCTTACCAGCTGTTTGCTTTTATCGGTCCCGGTCTGACCGCCAAGGAACGAAAAGTGCTGCTTTCGGCGGTGGTTTATATGGTTCCCAGTTTCGTTTTGGGCGTCGTGCTCAGTTATGCGGCGGTCGTTCCTTCCGTTTTGCGCGTCCTTCTCACATACGGAAATTCTTATATGAAGGCGGCCTTGTCGGGCGAGGAATACATCAGCTTCATTGCGATGCTGTGCGTCGTTTTCGGTCTTGTCTTCATGCTTCCTTTTCCGCTCATCGCGCTTGGGAAGCTGGGGCTCCTGCGTTCCTCCTGGATGAAAAAAGCGAGGTTCACCATTGTGTTCTCCGTATTGATCGGGGAAGGCTTGCTCGTGGCTGACATCACCTCGGTGATCCTGCTGGCCGTACCTTTGATTCTTATTTACGAAATCAGCCTAAGAGTCGTCATACGGATGGAGAAACGCAGGGAGGCGGCGTCACAATAA
- the tatC gene encoding twin-arginine translocase subunit TatC, giving the protein MWESENIVKAVRWLGKFRARIIAGVLIVIALAAAVYAVSDPLLKLLCRPLQDQPLFYMTPVDGVMTKLKVAMFGGIVASFPVLACLIVSMFAPLLGRGIRLKIYFLAIPIAVVLFAGGIAFAYEFILPNTVDFLIKSGQGVLKPMISGNAYVSFMAFFLISVALVFELPIVMVALSRIGLIHSKMLMRKRKFAILGIAILLAILSPTPDAFSLLAESIPVAALYEISIWTIYLLERKGMPGMKRVTTHD; this is encoded by the coding sequence ATGTGGGAGAGCGAAAATATCGTTAAGGCCGTTCGCTGGCTGGGCAAATTCCGCGCCCGCATCATCGCCGGAGTGTTGATTGTCATCGCCTTGGCGGCGGCCGTATATGCGGTGTCGGACCCGCTTCTGAAGCTGTTATGCCGGCCGCTGCAGGATCAGCCGCTGTTCTATATGACGCCTGTAGACGGAGTGATGACGAAGCTGAAGGTGGCGATGTTCGGAGGAATTGTCGCTTCTTTTCCCGTTCTGGCCTGCCTGATCGTGTCCATGTTCGCCCCCCTGCTGGGACGCGGCATTCGTCTCAAAATTTATTTTTTGGCCATTCCGATCGCTGTCGTTCTGTTTGCGGGGGGGATCGCATTTGCCTACGAGTTTATTTTGCCGAACACCGTCGACTTTCTGATCAAGAGCGGACAAGGAGTTCTGAAGCCGATGATTTCCGGGAATGCTTATGTATCGTTTATGGCATTCTTTTTGATCTCGGTGGCCCTGGTTTTTGAACTGCCGATCGTGATGGTCGCGCTGTCGAGAATTGGCCTGATTCATTCCAAGATGCTGATGAGAAAACGGAAATTCGCGATACTGGGAATTGCGATCCTACTGGCGATTTTGTCTCCAACCCCCGATGCGTTCTCGCTCTTGGCGGAATCGATACCGGTGGCGGCGCTGTACGAAATCAGCATTTGGACGATTTACCTTCTGGAGAGAAAGGGCATGCCAGGGATGAAGCGTGTGACTACCCATGATTAA
- a CDS encoding twin-arginine translocase TatA/TatE family subunit produces MPHIGFGELIVILVIALIVFGPGKLPSVGGAIGKAFSEFRKASKELTGEAAVSTATNEPVPIQAASVPVQAAVTQETNEVKS; encoded by the coding sequence ATGCCTCATATTGGTTTTGGCGAACTTATTGTTATTTTGGTCATCGCGTTAATTGTGTTCGGTCCCGGCAAGCTTCCCTCGGTGGGCGGAGCCATCGGGAAAGCCTTCTCTGAATTCCGGAAAGCGTCCAAAGAGTTGACCGGCGAGGCTGCCGTTTCAACTGCCACTAACGAGCCTGTTCCGATTCAAGCTGCCTCTGTTCCGGTTCAAGCAGCCGTTACTCAAGAAACCAATGAAGTCAAGTCATAA
- the hypB gene encoding hydrogenase nickel incorporation protein HypB: MSSIKVVTNILKVNDELTRENKKLMNQKGLYVINLMSSPGSGKTSILEKVIARLKNEVKIAVIEGDLYTTKDAERIEAHGVQVVQINTEGGCHLDGQMIRNALSHLNLEETNLLIIENVGNLICPASFELGEDLIITVLSTTEGNDKPQKYPRMFEKSGIVILNKVDLVPYTNFNKDEFHKDIQEINPKANIIETSCVTGQGIDELCSWLKEKISISNPV; encoded by the coding sequence ATGAGCAGCATTAAAGTCGTTACCAACATCCTGAAGGTGAATGACGAGCTGACGCGGGAGAACAAGAAGCTGATGAACCAGAAGGGGCTGTATGTCATCAATTTAATGAGCTCCCCGGGGTCCGGCAAAACTTCCATTCTGGAGAAAGTGATCGCGAGGCTTAAGAATGAAGTGAAGATTGCGGTGATTGAGGGTGACCTCTATACGACTAAGGATGCCGAAAGAATCGAGGCCCACGGCGTGCAGGTCGTGCAAATCAACACCGAGGGCGGGTGTCACCTGGACGGGCAGATGATCCGGAACGCCTTAAGCCATTTGAACTTGGAAGAGACGAACCTGCTGATTATCGAGAATGTCGGCAACCTGATTTGTCCCGCATCCTTCGAGCTGGGGGAGGATCTGATCATCACCGTATTAAGTACGACGGAAGGAAACGACAAGCCGCAGAAATATCCGCGCATGTTCGAAAAGTCCGGCATTGTCATTTTGAATAAAGTCGATTTGGTGCCTTATACGAACTTTAACAAGGATGAATTCCACAAGGATATACAGGAAATTAATCCGAAAGCAAATATTATTGAAACTTCCTGCGTAACCGGCCAGGGAATTGATGAGCTGTGCTCCTGGTTGAAGGAAAAGATCTCGATCTCGAATCCAGTATAA
- a CDS encoding hydrogenase maturation nickel metallochaperone HypA/HybF — translation MHEAAIVESALELILAKAEEHHLTKIRRITAKVGELSGALPEAMQFVFLNASQGTIAEGSDFIIEQVEATASCGSCDITFPIRFYHPVCPSCGGLDNQVLTGYELYIDTMEGD, via the coding sequence TTGCATGAAGCGGCTATTGTAGAAAGCGCCTTGGAATTAATCCTCGCGAAAGCTGAAGAGCACCATTTGACCAAAATTAGGCGCATCACGGCCAAGGTAGGAGAACTGTCGGGGGCCCTGCCGGAAGCCATGCAATTCGTTTTTCTGAACGCATCGCAGGGGACGATTGCTGAAGGGTCCGATTTTATCATCGAACAAGTGGAAGCAACAGCCTCATGCGGGAGCTGTGACATTACGTTTCCCATCCGTTTTTACCATCCCGTGTGCCCTTCATGCGGCGGGCTGGACAATCAGGTGCTTACAGGTTATGAGCTGTATATCGATACGATGGAGGGTGATTAA